The proteins below are encoded in one region of Ferruginibacter lapsinanis:
- a CDS encoding PorP/SprF family type IX secretion system membrane protein, giving the protein MKRIALFLFVMIAANSLYAQQKPHYTQYILNNYILNPALSGIENYTDVKFSHRHQWTGIRDAPVTTYFTIQGPIGKKDYKTNATTQFDMYGENPIGQQYWDDYVASAPHHGIGLQIINDDAGPFNNFSAMGTYAYHLGINAKTNLSAGIGLGVSKLSLNSSKLFFGPDYPVDPSVYTSGELGKTQMDMNAGLWLYSDKYFVGLAANQLIPHKIDFSDETVTTVTRGKLVPHIFATAGYRILLNEDINVIPSIMVKKVSPVPLQIDLNGKFQYRDLFWLGGSYRSKYGFAAMAGLNILNRFTVSYSYDYSTTAIHTVSSGTHEILVGFILGNNYSGDTCPKNVW; this is encoded by the coding sequence ATGAAACGGATTGCTTTATTTCTTTTTGTAATGATTGCAGCAAATAGTTTGTATGCTCAGCAGAAGCCTCATTACACCCAATACATCCTGAATAATTATATACTCAATCCGGCATTATCGGGTATAGAGAATTATACTGATGTAAAGTTCAGCCATCGTCATCAATGGACAGGCATCAGGGATGCACCGGTAACCACGTACTTTACCATCCAGGGGCCGATCGGGAAAAAAGATTACAAGACCAATGCTACTACGCAGTTTGATATGTATGGAGAAAACCCTATCGGTCAGCAATACTGGGATGATTATGTAGCATCAGCGCCTCACCATGGTATCGGGTTGCAGATAATTAATGACGATGCCGGACCATTCAATAATTTTTCGGCAATGGGTACATATGCGTATCATTTAGGTATCAATGCCAAAACAAATTTATCAGCAGGCATTGGTTTAGGGGTAAGTAAATTGTCATTGAATTCGAGCAAACTGTTTTTTGGCCCCGATTATCCTGTCGATCCATCGGTATACACCAGCGGAGAATTAGGCAAAACACAAATGGATATGAATGCAGGTTTGTGGTTATACTCTGATAAATATTTTGTAGGACTGGCTGCCAATCAATTGATCCCACACAAGATCGATTTTTCGGATGAAACAGTGACCACAGTTACCAGGGGAAAACTGGTTCCTCATATTTTTGCCACTGCCGGGTATCGCATTTTGTTGAATGAAGACATCAATGTCATTCCTTCCATCATGGTAAAAAAAGTATCTCCCGTTCCTTTACAGATAGACCTGAATGGAAAGTTTCAGTATAGAGACCTGTTTTGGCTGGGAGGAAGCTACCGTTCTAAATACGGATTTGCTGCAATGGCAGGCTTGAATATATTGAACCGGTTCACTGTATCTTATTCATACGATTATTCTACAACAGCCATTCATACGGTAAGCAGTGGTACACATGAGATATTGGTAGGCTTTATCCTGGGTAATAATTATTCAGGCGATACCTGTCCTAAGAACGTGTGGTAA
- a CDS encoding T9SS type B sorting domain-containing protein: MKRFPKRICNAMTRVLSRFFLLSIVSLISIQASAQIPYYCDFDTNLGNFDGTGNNNSSNYSVGTGSGNFQILTDPYTMNTANFIHSTDHTTGTGKMMVVDGGSSAGNKVWAANNSNSITGLIVGSQYVFTYWIKNVNTNTTAPQANIQIVKEDGSGQSTVQTNLCPADNNWTKVTYTWTAVGTWVKFWLLDAETNTTRNDFALDDLSIIKVPPPLALTYAAINPTCTGGSDGFIVGYATGGTTPYTYTLNGTIVNGTGIFSSMPASTNNTISVTDAASTPATITKTGITLTDPANNLAVTASSPICSGASANLSATGGSSGVYSWTASPADPTLVTSGATPAANPTQTTTYTVSTSTSATKELIYNGDFSGGNVGFNSDYTNIQLNTSLAQQTYGIQPNPKTFETGFSICGDHTSGTGNMMVVDGSTVANDRIWYQTIPVIPGTAYTFSYSLQSVTATSPAIIETQVNGSPITGVTATSRNNAPAGTCPSPGGWNQVTYTWNSGAATTATIALIDRNVAAGGNDFAIDDLSFYTTTTCPITKSVTVTVNNQVSPTISCGTATTSSVQFTWPAVSGATGYTVSYKINSNPVVNVGAIGNVLTYSVNSLTAGDNVLITVTPTGAGGCFTSNTQTCTADPCYTITSPTGGQSLCAGGDPSALSVNTTFTGANAISFVYFTTQQTGTAMYTGGTLLGNVTPAAGVASYNPPVLGNAGSLPNTANTYYVYAIANPTPAGAGCRPFQEIQVIVKANNTAGAASSTPTICINTALTSITHTTTGATGINTAATGLPAGVTASWAANTITISGTPTASGTFNYSIPLTGGCGTVNATGTINVTAANTVTAASSTPTLCINTALTNITHTTTGATGINTAVTGLPAGVTASWAANTITISGTPTVSGTFNYSIPLTGGCGTVNATGTINVTAANTVTAASSTPTICINTALTSITHTTTGATGINTAVTGLPAGVTASWAANTITISGTPTASGTFNYSIPLTGGCGTVNATGTINVTAANTVTAASSTPTICINTALTSITHTTTGATGINTTATGLPAGVTAAWAANTITISGTPTASGTFNYSIPLTGGCGTVNATGTINVTAANTVTAASSTPTLCINTALTSITHTTTGATGINTAVTGLPAGVTASWAANTITISGTPTASGTFNYSIPLTGGCGTVNATGTINVTAANTVTAASSTPTLCINTALTNITHNTTGATGINTAATGLPAGVTATWAANKITISGTPTVSGTFNYSIPLTGGCGTVNATGTINVTAANTVTAASSTPTLCINTALTNITHTTTGATGINTTTTGLPAGVTASWAANTITISGTPTASGTFNYSIPLTGGCGTVNATGTINVTAANTVTAASSTPTICINTALTNITHTTTGATGINTAVTGLPAGVTASWAANKITISGTPTASGTFNYSIPLTGGCGTVNATGTITVTAANTVTAASSTPTICINTALTSIAHTTTGATGINTAATGLPAGVTATWAANTITISGTPTASGTFNYSIPLTGGCGTVNATGTINVTAANTVTAASSTPTLCINTALTNITHTTTGATGINTAVTGLPAGVTASWAANTITISGTPTASGTFNYSIPLTGGCGTVNATGTITVTAANTVTAASSTPTLCINTALTNITHTTTGATGINTAATGLPAGVTAAWAANKITISGTPTASGTFNYSIPLTGGCGTVNATGTITVTAANTVTAASSTPTVCINTALTNITHTTTGATGINTTTTGLPAGVTASWAANTITISGTPTASGTFNYSIPLTGGCGTANATGTITVNPSPTATISGTTTICSGSTASITFNGTANATVTYTINNGANQTVTLNGAGTASVTTAALTADATYTIVSVATAGSPSCSQTVSGQSATVTVKALPTATISGSTAICTGTTTVISFDGTPNATVTYTINGGANQTIVLNGAGSATLTTAPLTSTTTYDLVSVQTNGTPNCSQALSGSAVVTIATNITPKTIFSYTTPICSNAITASPVTEAGFTYGGVFSSTAGLSINASTGVIDVTASTPNTYTINYDIAANGCLAAGNHAASITINPTTTPVTDFSYTPAAVCLNGTNPTLNTAAGFTSGGVYSATPSGLSIDPSTGAINVASSSANVYTVKYSVAASGCMLAKSSTTTITLNAVPGVITVNVTEPTCATPTGTVTVTSSKTGLTFSNDGINYTNTTGVFAGLAPGSSYSITSKNTAGCISAATTGSIGSVPGSPAQPQVNITEPNCTVATATISVTSGTAGLTFSNDGINYTNTNGIFTGIAAGSNYSITARNNLGCTSAPKTGAINLQPQTPAKPTVAITQPTCTNATGIITVTSSTAGLTFSDDGADYSNASGIFNGVIAGSAYSITAKNTAGCISPAAIGNINPQPQTPTAYAGPDKQISLGETVQLDGVATGNNVSIVWTPNSTITNRTSPTPLVSPITDQIYTITVKSIEGCTATDDVTVKILKEVIIPNVFSPNNDGINDTWKITNIEDYPNATVDVFNRYGQFIFGSVGYPVQWDGKYKGQPVPIGPYYWIIKLRSDKKPMTGTISVVR; the protein is encoded by the coding sequence ATGAAAAGATTTCCGAAGCGTATTTGCAATGCCATGACAAGAGTTTTGTCCAGGTTTTTTTTACTATCCATAGTTTCACTTATCAGTATACAGGCTTCTGCTCAAATACCTTACTATTGTGATTTTGACACCAACCTTGGCAATTTTGATGGCACTGGTAATAACAATTCTTCCAATTATTCTGTAGGAACTGGTTCAGGAAACTTTCAAATATTAACTGATCCGTATACAATGAATACGGCAAACTTTATTCATTCTACAGACCATACAACCGGAACAGGTAAAATGATGGTAGTAGATGGAGGGAGCTCTGCTGGCAATAAAGTTTGGGCAGCTAACAACAGTAACAGTATCACCGGATTGATCGTTGGCAGTCAATATGTTTTTACTTATTGGATCAAAAATGTAAATACAAATACCACAGCCCCTCAAGCCAATATACAAATTGTAAAAGAAGATGGTAGTGGCCAATCCACTGTACAAACAAATTTATGTCCGGCAGACAACAACTGGACCAAGGTTACTTATACATGGACCGCCGTTGGCACCTGGGTTAAATTCTGGTTATTAGATGCAGAAACAAACACCACAAGAAATGATTTTGCTTTAGACGATCTGTCAATTATTAAAGTGCCTCCACCATTAGCATTAACGTATGCAGCAATTAATCCTACCTGTACAGGTGGCTCCGATGGCTTCATTGTTGGTTATGCAACAGGAGGCACCACTCCTTATACCTATACATTAAATGGAACGATAGTAAATGGCACCGGAATTTTTTCGAGTATGCCTGCTTCTACAAATAATACAATATCTGTTACAGATGCAGCCTCCACACCGGCAACAATAACAAAGACCGGCATTACACTAACTGATCCGGCAAATAATTTAGCCGTAACTGCCAGTAGTCCTATTTGTTCCGGCGCATCCGCTAATCTATCCGCAACTGGTGGTTCCAGCGGTGTATATTCATGGACAGCCTCACCAGCGGACCCAACTTTAGTTACATCCGGAGCCACACCGGCAGCCAATCCTACACAAACTACCACCTATACTGTTTCAACATCTACCAGTGCAACAAAAGAATTGATCTATAATGGCGATTTTTCGGGTGGTAATGTGGGCTTTAATTCTGATTACACAAATATTCAACTGAACACCAGCCTGGCTCAGCAAACATATGGTATACAACCAAACCCTAAAACCTTCGAAACCGGTTTTTCAATTTGCGGAGATCATACTTCCGGAACAGGTAATATGATGGTAGTAGATGGATCAACAGTTGCCAATGACAGAATATGGTATCAAACAATACCGGTAATACCAGGCACTGCTTACACATTTTCTTATTCATTGCAAAGTGTTACAGCTACCAGTCCGGCAATCATAGAAACACAGGTAAATGGCTCCCCTATAACCGGCGTAACTGCTACAAGCAGAAACAATGCGCCGGCAGGCACCTGCCCAAGTCCGGGAGGATGGAACCAGGTTACATACACATGGAATTCGGGTGCAGCTACAACCGCAACAATTGCATTGATAGATAGAAATGTTGCTGCAGGTGGTAACGATTTTGCTATAGATGATCTGTCTTTTTATACAACTACAACTTGCCCGATAACAAAAAGTGTAACGGTAACTGTAAACAACCAGGTATCTCCCACAATCAGTTGCGGAACAGCTACTACAAGTTCTGTTCAATTTACATGGCCTGCTGTTAGCGGCGCAACCGGCTACACTGTTTCTTATAAGATAAATAGTAACCCTGTAGTAAATGTTGGTGCTATTGGTAATGTATTAACCTATTCAGTAAACAGCCTAACGGCTGGGGATAACGTATTAATTACTGTAACCCCAACCGGTGCCGGTGGTTGTTTCACTTCCAATACACAAACCTGTACAGCTGATCCTTGTTATACGATCACAAGTCCAACTGGTGGTCAATCGCTTTGTGCAGGAGGAGATCCATCTGCGCTATCAGTAAATACAACATTCACAGGAGCCAATGCAATCTCATTTGTATATTTCACCACACAACAAACCGGTACGGCAATGTATACCGGCGGAACTTTATTAGGCAATGTAACACCTGCTGCAGGTGTAGCCAGTTATAATCCTCCGGTATTAGGCAATGCAGGATCATTACCAAATACTGCAAATACTTATTATGTATATGCCATCGCCAATCCTACTCCGGCGGGTGCAGGCTGCAGACCATTCCAGGAAATACAGGTGATTGTAAAAGCAAATAATACAGCAGGAGCTGCATCAAGCACACCAACAATTTGTATCAATACTGCATTAACAAGCATCACACATACAACAACCGGTGCTACAGGAATTAATACTGCTGCAACAGGATTGCCTGCTGGTGTAACAGCTTCATGGGCTGCTAACACAATTACCATCAGTGGTACACCTACTGCATCTGGCACTTTTAATTACAGCATTCCTCTAACAGGTGGTTGCGGTACAGTAAATGCTACGGGAACAATTAATGTAACAGCTGCGAATACTGTAACTGCTGCATCAAGTACGCCAACGCTTTGTATCAATACTGCTCTGACAAATATCACACATACAACTACCGGGGCAACAGGAATCAATACTGCTGTAACAGGATTACCTGCAGGGGTTACTGCTTCATGGGCTGCTAATACAATTACCATCAGTGGCACTCCAACAGTGTCTGGCACATTTAATTACAGCATACCATTAACAGGTGGTTGCGGTACAGTAAACGCAACTGGAACAATTAATGTAACGGCTGCGAATACTGTAACGGCTGCATCAAGCACACCAACAATTTGTATCAATACTGCATTAACAAGCATCACACATACAACTACCGGTGCTACAGGAATCAATACTGCTGTAACAGGTTTACCTGCTGGTGTTACAGCTTCATGGGCTGCAAATACAATCACCATCAGTGGTACACCTACTGCATCTGGCACTTTCAATTACAGCATTCCTCTAACAGGCGGTTGCGGTACAGTAAACGCTACAGGAACAATTAATGTAACTGCTGCGAATACAGTAACTGCCGCTTCAAGCACACCAACAATTTGTATCAATACTGCATTAACAAGCATCACACATACGACAACCGGGGCAACTGGAATTAATACAACTGCAACAGGATTACCTGCAGGTGTAACGGCTGCTTGGGCTGCTAACACAATTACCATCAGTGGTACACCAACTGCATCCGGAACTTTCAATTACAGCATTCCTCTAACAGGCGGTTGCGGTACCGTAAATGCTACAGGAACAATTAATGTAACTGCAGCCAATACAGTAACTGCTGCATCAAGCACACCGACACTTTGTATCAATACTGCATTAACAAGCATCACACATACAACAACCGGCGCTACAGGAATCAATACTGCTGTAACAGGATTGCCTGCTGGTGTAACAGCTTCATGGGCTGCTAACACAATTACCATCAGTGGTACACCAACTGCATCCGGCACTTTCAATTACAGCATTCCTCTAACAGGCGGTTGCGGTACAGTAAATGCTACAGGAACAATTAATGTAACAGCTGCTAATACAGTAACTGCTGCATCAAGTACGCCAACACTTTGTATCAATACTGCTCTGACTAATATCACACATAATACAACCGGGGCAACAGGAATCAATACTGCTGCAACTGGATTGCCGGCTGGTGTCACAGCCACATGGGCTGCTAACAAAATCACCATCAGTGGTACTCCAACAGTGTCTGGAACATTTAATTACAGTATTCCTTTAACAGGTGGTTGTGGTACAGTTAACGCAACAGGAACAATTAATGTAACGGCTGCTAATACAGTAACTGCTGCGTCAAGCACACCAACGCTTTGTATCAATACTGCATTAACAAACATCACCCATACAACTACCGGGGCAACAGGAATCAATACAACGACAACTGGTTTACCTGCAGGGGTTACTGCTTCATGGGCCGCTAACACAATTACCATCAGTGGTACACCAACTGCATCCGGCACTTTCAATTACAGCATTCCTCTAACAGGCGGTTGCGGTACCGTAAATGCTACAGGAACAATTAATGTAACAGCTGCTAATACAGTAACTGCCGCTTCAAGCACACCAACAATTTGTATCAATACTGCATTAACAAACATCACACATACAACAACCGGTGCAACAGGAATTAATACTGCTGTAACTGGTTTACCTGCAGGTGTAACAGCTTCATGGGCTGCAAACAAAATAACGATCAGTGGTACGCCTACTGCATCAGGAACTTTCAATTACAGTATACCATTAACAGGCGGTTGCGGTACAGTAAACGCTACAGGAACAATAACAGTGACTGCCGCAAATACTGTAACGGCTGCATCAAGCACACCAACAATTTGTATCAATACTGCATTAACAAGCATCGCACATACAACTACCGGGGCAACAGGAATTAATACTGCTGCAACAGGATTACCTGCAGGTGTAACAGCTACATGGGCTGCTAATACAATTACCATCAGTGGCACACCAACTGCATCCGGCACTTTCAATTACAGCATTCCTCTAACAGGCGGTTGCGGTACAGTAAACGCTACAGGAACAATTAATGTAACTGCTGCTAATACTGTAACGGCCGCATCAAGCACACCAACACTTTGTATCAATACTGCACTAACAAATATCACACATACAACAACCGGTGCAACAGGAATTAATACTGCTGTAACTGGTTTACCTGCAGGTGTAACAGCTTCATGGGCTGCAAACACAATCACCATCAGTGGTACACCTACTGCATCAGGAACTTTCAATTACAGCATACCATTAACAGGTGGTTGCGGTACAGTAAACGCTACAGGAACAATAACAGTAACTGCTGCTAATACTGTAACTGCTGCATCAAGCACACCAACTCTTTGTATCAATACTGCATTAACAAATATCACCCATACAACAACCGGTGCAACAGGAATTAATACTGCTGCAACTGGTTTACCTGCTGGTGTAACAGCCGCTTGGGCCGCAAACAAAATAACGATCAGTGGTACGCCTACTGCATCAGGAACTTTCAATTACAGTATACCATTAACAGGTGGTTGCGGTACTGTAAATGCTACAGGAACAATAACAGTGACTGCCGCTAATACTGTAACGGCTGCATCAAGCACACCAACAGTTTGTATCAATACCGCTTTAACTAATATCACCCACACAACAACCGGAGCAACGGGAATAAACACAACCACAACAGGGTTGCCTGCAGGTGTAACAGCTTCATGGGCTGCTAATACAATTACTATCAGTGGCACACCTACTGCATCCGGAACATTCAATTATAGTATCCCTCTAACCGGAGGTTGTGGCACGGCGAATGCAACAGGAACAATCACTGTAAATCCATCACCAACAGCAACCATCAGCGGCACTACTACAATTTGTTCAGGATCTACTGCATCAATAACTTTTAACGGAACTGCCAACGCAACAGTTACCTATACCATTAATAACGGGGCAAATCAAACCGTTACTTTAAATGGCGCAGGGACTGCTTCTGTTACAACAGCTGCTTTAACAGCAGATGCAACTTACACGATCGTTAGTGTTGCAACAGCGGGATCGCCAAGTTGTTCACAAACTGTTTCCGGACAATCTGCAACGGTTACCGTAAAAGCATTGCCGACAGCTACTATCAGCGGCAGCACTGCAATTTGTACAGGCACTACAACTGTGATCAGTTTTGATGGCACACCAAATGCAACTGTAACTTATACGATCAATGGAGGTGCCAATCAAACAATAGTATTAAATGGTGCAGGCTCTGCAACACTTACTACAGCACCGTTAACCTCCACAACTACTTATGACCTGGTAAGTGTGCAAACAAACGGTACACCTAATTGCTCTCAGGCTCTTAGCGGATCGGCTGTAGTGACCATCGCCACAAACATTACTCCGAAAACAATTTTCAGTTATACCACACCGATCTGTTCTAATGCAATAACTGCATCGCCTGTTACAGAAGCAGGATTCACCTACGGAGGTGTCTTCTCTTCAACAGCAGGATTAAGCATCAATGCTTCTACAGGAGTAATTGATGTAACAGCCAGCACGCCGAATACATATACGATCAATTATGATATCGCTGCCAATGGTTGCCTGGCTGCCGGCAATCATGCTGCTTCCATTACCATCAATCCAACAACAACACCTGTTACAGATTTCAGTTATACACCAGCAGCTGTTTGTTTGAACGGAACCAACCCTACTTTAAACACTGCTGCAGGGTTTACATCAGGAGGTGTTTATTCTGCTACTCCATCCGGATTAAGTATTGATCCATCTACCGGTGCTATCAATGTAGCAAGTAGCTCAGCCAATGTATACACTGTAAAATACAGCGTAGCGGCTTCGGGTTGTATGCTGGCAAAAAGCAGTACAACAACAATTACATTAAATGCCGTTCCGGGAGTTATCACAGTCAATGTTACAGAACCAACCTGTGCAACACCTACCGGTACTGTTACTGTTACATCGTCTAAAACAGGATTGACATTTAGTAACGACGGAATCAATTATACCAACACAACAGGTGTATTTGCTGGCCTGGCACCGGGCAGCAGTTACAGCATCACATCAAAAAATACGGCGGGCTGTATTTCAGCAGCAACAACCGGAAGCATTGGTAGTGTGCCGGGCTCTCCTGCTCAACCGCAAGTAAATATTACAGAGCCAAATTGTACAGTTGCCACTGCTACTATTTCAGTTACTTCGGGCACTGCTGGTTTAACTTTCAGCAATGACGGAATCAATTACACAAATACAAACGGCATCTTCACAGGCATAGCAGCAGGAAGCAACTATAGCATTACAGCAAGAAACAACCTGGGTTGTACTTCTGCTCCTAAAACAGGTGCCATTAACCTGCAACCGCAAACACCTGCAAAACCAACAGTAGCCATCACACAGCCAACCTGTACCAACGCTACAGGAATTATTACAGTTACCTCCAGCACCGCCGGTTTAACTTTCAGTGATGATGGTGCTGATTACTCTAATGCGTCAGGGATCTTCAATGGTGTTATCGCCGGATCTGCATATAGTATCACTGCAAAAAACACAGCCGGTTGTATCTCTCCTGCTGCTATAGGAAATATCAACCCACAACCACAAACACCAACTGCATATGCAGGACCCGACAAACAAATTTCTTTGGGAGAAACGGTTCAACTTGACGGAGTTGCCACTGGTAATAATGTTTCAATTGTATGGACACCAAACAGCACCATTACAAACAGAACCTCTCCTACACCGTTAGTATCACCCATCACAGATCAGATCTATACCATCACAGTAAAATCAATCGAAGGTTGTACAGCAACAGATGATGTAACCGTTAAGATCCTGAAAGAGGTCATTATACCGAATGTTTTTTCTCCTAACAATGACGGCATAAATGATACCTGGAAGATCACTAACATAGAAGATTACCCGAATGCTACGGTGGATGTATTCAACAGGTACGGGCAATTTATTTTCGGCTCTGTTGGTTATCCTGTTCAATGGGACGGAAAATATAAAGGCCAACCGGTACCTATTGGCCCTTATTACTGGATCATTAAATTAAGGTCTGACAAAAAACCAATGACCGGTACTATTTCAGTAGTTAGATAA
- a CDS encoding T9SS type A sorting domain-containing protein, producing MKKTLPTIPSFKTKMTFSIFFVLLLLLLSFLSASAQNLITNGNFESGGAGTGFTTNYNLTAGPSSVQRNYAIVSNPSTINGSWSASCVDHTTGTGKMMVVDGSSGSGDKIWEQSPGGGITISSGTEYTFSYWIQSISTTNAVGNLANIEVRINGTVVTPTTGSTVCPETLCGWAQVTYKWTATTNYAQIWLYDKTTGATGNDFALDDLSLTASPLPLAVSYSIFNPSCPGSADGAIAVYASGGVPPYTYSLNGGAFGSDSIFTGLSASIGNYVSVKDASSPTPTSVSSAATIAITDPANPLVVRTDTTITQIGDAVILSANGSSGGYSWVAVPPDASLTAPNTANPTVTPAVTTVYTVTTPNTNTPNLIFNPGFESGNTGFTSDYKYYVSTLNQKAYGIVTDPNSFDANFVSTTDHSGTGNMMVFDGSTQNLGNDRMWCQTIPVTTNTDYTFSFWLQTVATPSPAQIETQVNGLPISGNQLTSIANASATPDGWSQHTFVWNSGSNTLAQICMYDRTTDATGNDFAIDDLVFSKNNVCSLSRSVTVTVNDITPVTLLSFTAEWSDNKQQDAIVRWHTVTEINSKYFEVQRSIDGVHFSAVGSLPGSGNSSIPLQYNMLDNRLTGINADIFYYRLKEVGTNGNVSYSPIASIRRNKSIQSIVISPNPTSGTINLSGNQTIKSFSLYDAIGRLIFKAKEEINNTRKVDLSVLPVGMYAYEVIFKNEQVERGKILVKRNN from the coding sequence ATGAAAAAAACATTACCCACAATCCCATCTTTTAAAACAAAGATGACTTTTTCAATTTTCTTTGTTCTGTTATTATTACTATTAAGCTTTCTATCGGCATCCGCTCAAAACCTGATCACTAACGGCAATTTTGAGAGCGGTGGAGCCGGTACAGGCTTTACAACCAATTATAATCTTACCGCAGGACCTTCCAGTGTTCAAAGGAACTATGCTATTGTAAGCAACCCCAGCACAATTAATGGCAGTTGGAGCGCTTCATGTGTTGACCACACCACCGGTACAGGTAAAATGATGGTAGTAGATGGCTCTTCCGGTTCGGGAGATAAGATATGGGAACAATCCCCAGGTGGTGGTATCACCATCAGTTCAGGTACTGAATATACTTTCAGCTATTGGATACAATCTATTTCTACTACCAATGCAGTAGGTAATCTGGCCAATATCGAAGTTAGAATAAATGGCACAGTTGTTACACCAACTACCGGCAGCACTGTTTGTCCTGAAACATTATGCGGATGGGCCCAGGTAACCTATAAGTGGACTGCAACAACCAACTACGCTCAGATATGGTTATATGATAAAACTACCGGTGCAACAGGAAATGACTTTGCTTTAGATGACCTGTCGCTTACCGCTTCGCCACTTCCACTGGCAGTAAGTTATTCCATTTTCAATCCATCTTGCCCGGGCTCGGCTGATGGCGCCATTGCAGTATATGCCTCAGGCGGAGTTCCTCCTTATACCTACAGTTTGAATGGTGGAGCATTTGGTTCAGATTCTATTTTTACCGGCCTATCAGCATCTATAGGAAATTATGTTTCTGTAAAAGATGCTTCTTCGCCTACACCAACATCTGTAAGCAGCGCTGCAACAATAGCCATAACAGATCCGGCAAACCCACTTGTTGTTAGAACTGATACAACCATTACACAGATAGGCGACGCCGTTATATTATCTGCCAACGGTAGCAGTGGAGGATATAGTTGGGTAGCGGTTCCACCAGATGCAAGTTTAACGGCTCCCAACACAGCAAACCCTACTGTAACCCCGGCTGTAACCACAGTGTATACAGTAACCACTCCTAATACCAATACACCCAATCTGATATTTAATCCGGGTTTTGAAAGTGGCAATACCGGGTTTACATCTGATTATAAATATTATGTAAGCACCCTGAATCAAAAAGCATACGGTATAGTTACAGATCCTAATTCTTTTGATGCCAATTTTGTTTCAACAACTGACCATAGTGGTACGGGCAACATGATGGTGTTTGACGGATCTACTCAAAACCTGGGCAATGACAGAATGTGGTGTCAAACAATTCCTGTAACAACCAACACAGATTATACTTTCAGTTTCTGGCTGCAAACTGTGGCTACACCTAGTCCTGCTCAAATTGAGACACAAGTGAACGGCTTACCTATCAGCGGAAATCAACTAACCAGTATAGCCAATGCAAGCGCTACTCCGGACGGCTGGAGCCAGCATACATTCGTTTGGAATTCAGGATCAAATACCCTTGCACAAATATGTATGTATGACAGAACCACTGATGCAACCGGTAATGATTTTGCCATAGATGATCTTGTATTCAGCAAAAACAATGTGTGCAGTTTGTCAAGATCTGTAACCGTTACTGTAAATGATATTACTCCCGTTACACTTCTTTCTTTTACTGCCGAATGGAGTGATAATAAACAACAGGATGCGATCGTAAGATGGCATACTGTAACAGAGATCAATAGCAAATATTTTGAAGTACAACGTAGTATCGATGGAGTTCATTTCTCTGCAGTAGGAAGTTTACCCGGATCAGGTAACAGCAGTATTCCATTACAATATAATATGCTGGATAACAGACTTACAGGAATCAACGCCGATATATTTTATTACAGACTCAAAGAAGTTGGCACCAATGGCAATGTTTCTTATAGCCCAATTGCATCCATCAGACGCAATAAGTCGATCCAAAGTATTGTGATCTCTCCAAATCCTACAAGTGGAACCATCAATTTATCCGGCAACCAAACAATTAAATCGTTTAGTTTATATGATGCAATAGGCAGATTGATATTTAAAGCAAAAGAAGAGATCAACAATACAAGAAAAGTTGACTTAAGTGTATTGCCGGTTGGTATGTATGCGTATGAGGTAATTTTTAAGAATGAGCAGGTAGAAAGAGGTAAGATTCTTGTTAAGAGAAATAATTAA